From a region of the Triticum aestivum cultivar Chinese Spring chromosome 7D, IWGSC CS RefSeq v2.1, whole genome shotgun sequence genome:
- the LOC123168053 gene encoding UDP-glycosyltransferase 83A1-like → MATAAPHVMVLPLAAQGHVTPLMELSHRLVEHGLEVTFVCTEPTHALVIDALRLRETTVEGIHLVSMPDGLADGDDRRDLGKVLDALSRCMPGYVEELVREKKVTWLVADANLGSLCFEAAKKLGVRVASFFPASAACLGTLSRIPQLIEDGFFDDKGFPKRREAVELAPEMPPVYTSHMLWSVDGGPEVQHVVFQLVCRNTEAASLADVVVCNSFLEAEATAFELFPDILPIGPLLADPGKPVGQFLPEDTRCLGWLNAHPVGSVVYVAFGTSTVFEPRQFRELAEGLELTDRPFLWVVRPDFTSGAGISKAWFDEFEGRVAGKGMVVSWCSQQQVLAHRAVACFVSHCGWNSTMEGVRNGVPFLCWSRLKVDQYTNRSYICDIWRTGLAVSPGEDGAVTKEEVSTKLEQVMGDHGISERARMLRDAARRSLGEGGSSYENFKRFISLLKE, encoded by the exons ATGGCCACGGCGGCGCCTCACGTCATGGTGCTGCCGCTCGCGGCGCAGGGCCACGTGACCCCGCTCATGGAGCTGTCGCACCGCCTCGTCGAGCACGGCCTCGAGGTCACCTTCGTCTGCACCGAGCCCACCCATGCGCTCGTCATCGACGCCCTGCGACTGCGAGAAACCACCGTGGAGGGGATCCACCTGGTCTCCATGCCGGACGGCCTGGCCGACGGCGACGACCGCAGGGACCTCGGCAAGGTCCTGGACGCGCTCTCCCGGTGCATGCCGGGCTACGTGGAGGAGCTCGTCAGGGAGAAGAAGGTGACGTGGCTCGTCGCCGACGCCAACCTGGGGTCCTTGTGCTTCGAGGCCGCCAAGAAGCTCGGCGTCAGGGTCGCTTCCTTCTTCCCGGCGTCCGCGGCATGCCTTGGGACGCTGTCCAGGATTCCCCAGCTCATAGAGGATGGCTTCTTCGACGACAAAG GCTTCCCGAAGCGACGAGAGGCGGTGGAGCTGGCCCCCGAGATGCCGCCGGTCTACACGTCGCACATGCTGTGGAGTGTCGACGGCGGGCCCGAGGTGCAGCACGTGGTCTTCCAGCTGGTGTGTCGGAATACCGAGGCGGCCAGCCTCGCCGACGTCGTCGTGTGCAACTCGTTCCTCGAAGCGGAGGCCACGGCGTTCGAGCTGTTCCCTGACATACTGCCCATCGGCCCGCTGCTCGCCGACCCAGGAAAGCCCGTGGGGCAGTTCCTGCCGGAGGACACGAGATGCCTCGGCTGGCTCAACGCGCATCCCGTCGGCTCCGTCGTGTACGTGGCGTTCGGCACCTCCACCGTCTTCGAGCCCCGCCAGTTCCGGGAGCTCGCCGAGGGGCTGGAGCTCACCGACCGGCCCTTCCTGTGGGTGGTTCGTCCGGACTTCACGTCCGGCGCCGGCATCAGCAAGGCGTGGTTCGACGAGTTCGAAGGCCGCGTCGCCGGCAAGGGCATGGTCGTCAGCTGGTGCTCCCAGCAGCAG GTTCTGGCGCACCGGGCCGTGGCGTGCTTCGTGTCCCACTGCGGATGGAACTCGACCATGGAAGGGGTGAGGAACGGCGTGCCCTTCCTGTGCTGGTCCAGACTGAAGGTCGACCAGTACACCAACCGGAGCTACATCTGCGACATCTGGAGGACCGGCCTGGCCGTGTCGCCTGGCGAAGATGGggctgtgaccaaggaggaggtgaGCACCAAGCTGGAACAGGTCATGGGTGACCATGGCATCTCGGAGAGGGCACGGATGCTCAGGGACGCCGCTCGCAGGAGTCTCGGCGAGGGCGGCTCGTCGTATGAGAATTTCAAGAGATTCATTAGCCTCCTAAAGGAGTGA